The Phycisphaerae bacterium genome has a segment encoding these proteins:
- a CDS encoding ABC transporter ATP-binding protein: MDALYVSAESKDRPPTEPLRPRQLLRLVRLLGPYRGWLIVGLVFTTIFAGAHTLSIGGVFPVFNVLLEREGVHGWVHRTVAGDRLGGEFARVAEGNASVVRVVKVDRKGELARAGVQPGEELAGADGVSIRDTLQRAAQIEAGAPVPFELISSAGQEGENRRIELRPAKTDWKLRLLAWSLRWMPDDREDHGDAEAVARQKIKTLSVLLVSLVGLVVVANFFRYAGEVLMSRAVLRAMMDLREQLYDRTLQLPMSYFARQNTADVITRFVQDIQEIQRGLRTLFGKMIREPLRAAFILTMAFAINWRITLVMLVVVPLTLVIFFLVGRSVKKANTKLLQAYGRMIGALTTSLQNLKVVKAYTAERQEGDRLAQIDLHVYEQQYHLAKLEAFISPMVETLAVIAASIGTVWLAGRVLEEQLPFAEFAGLGIVLSVLFDPLRKLSDVYVRVKRSSSGAERIFAVIDHPVERELSAAEIDVGPLTECIEFDRVSFTYPGGMKPALHEVSLTIRKGETVAIVGPNGSGKTTLLSLLPRLYDPTEGAVRYDGLDLRRASLTSLRRQIGLVTQDSIVFEGTPAENITYGAGIEDEPRMLEAARRARAEEFIQQLNGAFAATLGERGTTLSGGQRQRLAIARAIFRNAPILVFDEATSQIDSESEADIQRALREFCRDRTTIIIAHRLSTIQFAARVVVMDDARIVDSGTHAELIERCKLYQALCETQFGPAR, translated from the coding sequence ATGGACGCTCTATACGTCTCGGCTGAAAGCAAGGACCGCCCCCCGACGGAACCGCTGCGCCCGCGGCAGTTGCTCCGCCTGGTTCGACTGCTCGGGCCCTACCGTGGCTGGCTGATCGTGGGGCTCGTCTTCACGACGATTTTCGCCGGCGCCCACACGCTCAGTATCGGAGGTGTCTTCCCCGTTTTCAACGTCCTGCTGGAGCGCGAAGGGGTTCACGGCTGGGTCCATCGAACCGTCGCCGGAGATCGCCTTGGCGGTGAGTTTGCCCGAGTTGCCGAAGGAAATGCGTCGGTGGTGCGCGTCGTCAAGGTGGACCGCAAGGGCGAATTGGCCCGAGCAGGGGTTCAGCCGGGCGAGGAGCTGGCCGGTGCTGACGGCGTTTCGATCCGAGACACGCTTCAGAGGGCAGCGCAGATCGAGGCAGGTGCCCCCGTTCCGTTCGAGCTGATCTCGTCCGCCGGGCAGGAGGGCGAAAATCGACGAATCGAATTGCGCCCGGCCAAGACTGATTGGAAGCTACGCCTGCTGGCCTGGTCGTTGCGCTGGATGCCTGATGACCGGGAGGACCACGGCGACGCCGAGGCCGTGGCCCGCCAGAAGATCAAGACGCTCAGCGTCCTGCTCGTTTCGCTCGTGGGCCTCGTTGTCGTGGCAAACTTCTTCCGCTACGCCGGCGAGGTGTTGATGTCACGGGCGGTGCTGCGGGCCATGATGGACCTCCGCGAGCAACTCTACGACCGCACCCTCCAGCTTCCCATGAGCTACTTCGCCCGGCAGAACACGGCCGACGTCATCACCCGGTTCGTCCAGGACATCCAGGAAATCCAGCGCGGCCTGCGCACGCTGTTCGGCAAGATGATCCGGGAGCCGTTGCGGGCGGCGTTCATCCTGACGATGGCCTTTGCGATCAACTGGCGGATCACTCTGGTCATGCTCGTTGTGGTTCCGCTGACACTCGTGATTTTTTTCCTCGTAGGTCGAAGCGTCAAGAAAGCCAATACGAAGCTTCTGCAAGCATACGGGAGGATGATCGGGGCACTGACCACAAGCCTTCAGAATCTCAAAGTGGTCAAGGCCTATACGGCGGAAAGGCAGGAAGGGGACCGGCTCGCACAAATCGATTTGCACGTCTATGAGCAGCAGTATCACCTGGCGAAGCTGGAGGCGTTTATCAGCCCCATGGTGGAGACACTGGCCGTAATTGCGGCCAGTATCGGAACGGTATGGCTGGCGGGCCGCGTGCTGGAGGAACAGCTGCCATTCGCGGAGTTCGCCGGCCTGGGAATCGTGCTGTCGGTGCTGTTCGATCCATTGAGAAAGCTGAGCGACGTGTATGTGCGCGTGAAGCGTTCCTCCTCGGGTGCAGAGCGGATCTTCGCAGTGATTGATCATCCCGTGGAGCGGGAGTTGTCCGCCGCTGAAATTGACGTCGGCCCGCTGACGGAGTGTATCGAATTCGATCGCGTTTCCTTCACCTATCCCGGCGGAATGAAACCCGCACTCCACGAAGTGAGTCTGACGATCCGGAAGGGTGAGACGGTTGCCATTGTGGGGCCGAACGGATCGGGCAAGACCACGCTGCTGAGCCTTCTGCCACGACTTTATGACCCCACGGAAGGTGCCGTCCGCTACGACGGTTTGGATCTGCGGCGCGCATCGCTCACCAGTCTTCGGCGTCAGATCGGTCTGGTCACGCAGGATTCCATCGTTTTTGAAGGAACGCCGGCGGAAAACATCACCTATGGGGCTGGAATCGAAGATGAGCCGCGCATGCTGGAGGCCGCTCGCCGTGCGCGGGCGGAAGAATTCATTCAGCAATTGAACGGTGCGTTCGCGGCGACGCTCGGCGAGAGAGGGACGACGCTGTCCGGTGGGCAGCGTCAGCGTCTGGCCATCGCACGGGCCATTTTCCGCAACGCGCCGATTCTTGTCTTTGACGAAGCGACCAGCCAGATCGACTCAGAGTCGGAAGCCGATATTCAGCGCGCCCTCCGGGAATTCTGCCGGGACCGCACCACAATCATCATCGCCCATCGTTTGAGCACGATACAATTCGCGGCTCGCGTGGTGGTTATGGACGACGCGCGGATCGTTGATTCCGGAACGCACGCCGAGCTTATTGAGCGCTGCAAACTCTATCAAGCATTGTGCGAGACGCAATTCGGTCCTGCCCGGTAA
- a CDS encoding endonuclease/exonuclease/phosphatase family protein: MKGRFGFPAIRSALWAVLTAAIAAIPSSSVRAAPGEKPAGALRVATYNIAHGRGKTPGMVGITAEQARNQLDEISEVLHRIDADVFALQEVDAPSSWTGSFDHLAYLAGQAGFEHRYHGIHCRAALGPMEMQYGTALLARPPLRGTWSSPLPTESWNTKGAVGANIEFEGRAVVVVGVHLDSSDRASRREQVTRLMAELRKTDLPMILMGDLNSRWTQEGDAVQMLIAGLGLTAWKPEATDLDTFPAGKPDRRIDWILISSQLAFAGYGMIDTQVSDHLPVWADVRWQGESAGARMPGK, translated from the coding sequence GTGAAAGGGCGGTTTGGCTTTCCAGCGATTCGGAGCGCGCTGTGGGCCGTGTTGACGGCGGCGATCGCGGCGATTCCGAGTTCGTCTGTGCGCGCGGCGCCGGGCGAGAAGCCGGCGGGCGCGCTGCGAGTCGCGACGTATAACATCGCCCACGGGCGGGGAAAGACGCCCGGCATGGTGGGAATCACGGCGGAGCAGGCCCGGAACCAGCTCGATGAGATTTCCGAAGTGCTTCACCGAATCGACGCCGATGTGTTTGCATTGCAGGAAGTTGATGCGCCTTCTTCGTGGACGGGCTCCTTCGATCACCTGGCATACCTCGCGGGACAGGCGGGGTTCGAACACCGCTATCACGGAATCCACTGCCGGGCGGCGCTCGGGCCAATGGAAATGCAGTACGGCACTGCCCTACTCGCGCGCCCGCCGCTACGGGGCACTTGGTCGTCGCCCTTGCCCACGGAATCGTGGAATACGAAGGGTGCGGTAGGAGCGAATATCGAATTCGAAGGTCGAGCGGTTGTTGTCGTCGGCGTTCATCTGGATTCGTCGGATCGTGCATCGCGACGAGAGCAGGTTACGCGGCTGATGGCGGAGTTGCGAAAAACCGATTTGCCGATGATCCTGATGGGCGATCTCAACAGCCGGTGGACGCAGGAAGGGGACGCCGTGCAAATGCTGATTGCCGGTCTCGGGCTCACCGCATGGAAGCCGGAAGCGACGGACCTCGATACGTTTCCGGCCGGCAAGCCCGACCGGCGAATCGATTGGATTCTGATTTCGTCGCAGTTGGCGTTTGCCGGCTACGGCATGATCGATACTCAGGTGTCCGATCATCTGCCGGTTTGGGCGGATGTGCGCTGGCAAGGCGAGTCAGCAGGTGCCCGAATGCCCGGGAAATAG